The Equus przewalskii isolate Varuska chromosome 5, EquPr2, whole genome shotgun sequence genome window below encodes:
- the HES6 gene encoding transcription cofactor HES-6 isoform X1, with the protein MAPPLAPGRDHAGREEEDGWEARGDRKARKPLVEKKRRARINESLQELRLLLAGAEVQAKLENAEVLELTVRRVQGALRGRARERDQLQAEASERFAAGYIQCMHEVHTFVSTCQAIDATVAAQLLNHLLESMPLREGSSFRDLLGDALAAPPGAPGRSRWLTGGTVGSPLPSPPGPRDDLCSDLEEAPEAELSPAPAEEPDLVLPALGSLTAARISQSIWRPW; encoded by the exons ATGGCTCCGCCCCTGGCGCCCGGCCGGGATCATGCGGGCCGGGAGGAGGAGGACGGCTGGGAGGCGCGGGGGGACCGCAAG GCTCGGAAGCCCCTGGTGGAGAAGAAGCGGCGCGCGCGGATCAACGAGAGCCTGCAGGAGCTGCGGCTGCTGCTGGCGGGCGCCGAG GTGCAGGCCAAGCTGGAGAACGCCGAGGTGCTGGAGCTGACGGTGCGGCGCGTGCAGGGCGCGCTGCGGGGCCGGGCGCGCG AGCGCGACCAGCTGCAGGCGGAAGCAAGCGAGCGCTTCGCCGCCGGCTACATCCAGTGCATGCACGAGGTGCACACGTTCGTGTCCACATGCCAGGCCATCGACGCCACCGTGGCTGCCCagctcctgaaccacctgcttgagtcCATGCCGCTGCGCGAGGGCAGCAGCTTCCGGGATCTCCTGGGGGACGCCTTGGCCGCGCCGCCGGGAGCCCCTGGGCGGAGCCGCTGGCTCACAGGAGGGACCGTGGGGTCCCCGCTGCCCAGCCCTCCGGGCCCCAGGGACGACCTGTGCTCCGATCTGGAGGAGGCGCCTGAGGCTGAACTGAGCCCGGCGCCTGCTGAGGAGCCGGACTTGgtgctcccagccctgggcagcctgACAGCTGCCCGCATATCCCAGAGCATCTGGAGGCCTTGGTGA
- the HES6 gene encoding transcription cofactor HES-6 isoform X2, with amino-acid sequence MAPPLAPGRDHAGREEEDGWEARGDRKARKPLVEKKRRARINESLQELRLLLAGAEVQAKLENAEVLELTSATSCRRKQASASPPATSSACTRCTRSCPHARPSTPPWLPSS; translated from the exons ATGGCTCCGCCCCTGGCGCCCGGCCGGGATCATGCGGGCCGGGAGGAGGAGGACGGCTGGGAGGCGCGGGGGGACCGCAAG GCTCGGAAGCCCCTGGTGGAGAAGAAGCGGCGCGCGCGGATCAACGAGAGCCTGCAGGAGCTGCGGCTGCTGCTGGCGGGCGCCGAG GTGCAGGCCAAGCTGGAGAACGCCGAGGTGCTGGAGCTGACG AGCGCGACCAGCTGCAGGCGGAAGCAAGCGAGCGCTTCGCCGCCGGCTACATCCAGTGCATGCACGAGGTGCACACGTTCGTGTCCACATGCCAGGCCATCGACGCCACCGTGGCTGCCCagctcctga
- the PER2 gene encoding period circadian protein homolog 2, which produces MNGYAEYAPSPPHPTTEPTEPMPSGAPLQEDVDMSSGSSGNETNENCSTGRDSQGSDCEDAGKELGMLLEPPDTHQGPDAFSLMMAKSEHNPSTSGCSSEQSAKADTHKELIKTLRELKVHLPADRKAKGKASTLATLKYALRSVKQVKANEEYYQLLMSSENHSSSADVPSYTIEEIESATSEFIVKNADMFAAAVSLVTGKILYISDQVASIFHCKRDTFYDAKFVEFLAPHDVSVFHSSTTPYKLPPWSICGGADSFTQECMEEKSFFCRVSVGKNHENEIRYHPFRMTPYLVKVRGPHAPESQLCCVLLAERVHSGYEAPRIPPEKRIFTTTHTPNCLFQDVDDRAVPLLGYLPQDLIETPVLVQLHPSDRPLMLAIHKKIVQSGGQPFDYSPIRFRARNGEYITLDTSWSSFVNPWSRKISFIIGRHRVRVGPLNEDVFSAQPCAEEKALHPSIQELTEQIHRLLLQPVPHSGSSGYGSLGSNGSHEHLMSQTSSSDSNGHEDSCPRRAEICKNGNKVKNKSHYPDESGEQKKNSATEMHSRSPAQRTAVPAAEKDSSGASPAKASLPEELACRNPPAGSYQQISCLDGVMRYLESCSEASTLKRKCEFPANVLTQKASDKRKATVGPGLRCTETASHPKVNSHADVSAHLTSLTLPGKAESVVSLTSQCSYSSTIVHVGDKKPQPELETVEDPASGPESVDCPVGPALPCSLGQEKEPFRKLGLTKEVLAAHTQKEEQSFLLKFKEIQKLDLFQSRCHYYLEERSKGQSNERIAPGLRNTSGIDSSWKKTGKSRKLKSKRVKPRDSSESTGSGGPVPHRAPLGGLNATAWSPSDASQSSCPAMPFPAPVPAYSLPVFPTPGIVPAPGSMAAAPLAPHTSFAVPTVPMDTQHEFAVQPPPFATPLGPVMALVVPSYPFSPVTSNLPQAFFTSQPNFPSEVLPASQPEFPGRTSSPRQPCACPRAEQGPLASRATTPATPPSVAAPTGRASPPLFQSRGSSPLQLNLLQLEETPEGSTAATATAGTTVTAGTTGAGPDCKPGASCNQQPKALSTRHEPADPQSSDALSTSSDLLDLLLHEDLCSATGSALSGSGASATSDSLGSGLLACEASRSGTGSSDTSHTSKYFGSIDSSENNHKAKAKVDVDGSEHFIKYVLQDPVWLLMADTDDSVMMTYQMPSRNLETVLKEDREKLKVMQRFQPRFTEGQKQELRAVHPWVQAGGLPAAVDIAGCVYCENKGKGNIFVPYEEDIPPLQLSEATDTKEEENGAPLSHRSKEQS; this is translated from the exons TAGCGAGCAGTCCGCCAAGGCAGACACGCACAAAGAACTGATAAAAACGCTGAGGGAGCTGAAAGTCCACCTGCCCGCAGACAGGAAGGCCAAGGGGAAGGCCAGCACGCTGGCGACCTTGAAGTACGCCCTGAGGAGTGTGAAGCAAGTGAAAG CCAACGAGGAGTATTACCAGCTGCTGATGTCCAGTGAGAACCACTCCAGCAGCGCAGACGTGCCCTCCTACACCATAGAGGAAATCGAGAGCGCCACCTCCGAGTTCATCGTGAAGAACGCG GATATGTTTGCTGCAGCTGTGTCCCTGGTCACTGGGAAAATCCTGTACATCTCTGACCAAGTTGCCTCCATCTTTCACTGTAAGAGAGACACCTTTTACGATGCCAAGTTCGTGGAGTTCTTGGCTCCCCATGATGTTAGCGTGTTCCACAGCTCCACCACGCCTTACAAGCTTCCCCCGTGGAGCATCTGCGGGGGCGCAG ACTCTTTTACTCAAGAATGCATGGAGGAGAAGTCGTTCTTCTGCCGCGTCAG TGTCGGGAAGAACCACGAGAACGAGATTCGCTACCACCCGTTCCGCATGACGCCTTACCTGGTCAAGGTGCGGGGCCCACACGCCCCCGAGAGCCAGCTGTGCTGCGTGCTGCTGGCCGAGAGAGTGCACTCGGGCTACGAAG CCCCCAGAATTCCTCctgaaaagagaatttttacGACCACACACACCCCAAATTGCTTGTTCCAGGACGTGGACGACAG GGCGGTCCCCCTCCTGGGCTACCTACCTCAGGACCTGATCGAGACCCCCGTGCTCGTGCAGCTTCACCCCAGTGACAGGCCCTTGATGCTCGCCATCCACAAGAAGA TCGTGCAGTCTGGTGGGCAGCCTTTTGACTATTCGCCCATCCGGTTCCGCGCCCGGAATGGGGAGTACATCACACTGGACACCAGCTGGTCCAGCTTCGTCAACCCGTGGAGCAGGAAGATCTCCTTCATCATCGGGAGACACAGAGTCAGGGT GGGCCCTTTGAATGAAGACGTGTTCTCAGCTCAGCCATGTGCGGAGGAGAAGGCCCTGCACCCCAGCATTCAGGAGCTCACAGAGCAGATCCACCGGCTGCTGCTGCAG cccGTCCCCCACAGCGGCTCCAGCGGCTACGGGAGCCTGGGCAGCAACGGCTCCCACGAGCACCTCATGAGCCAGACCTCCTCCAGCGACAGCAACGGCCACGAGGACTCCTGCCCAAGGAGAGCC gaaatttgTAAAAATGGTAACAAGGTCAAAAACAAAAGTCATTATCCTGATGAATctggagaacaaaagaaaaattctgctaCAG AAATGCACAGTCGTTCCCCTGCTCAGAGGACAGCCGTCCCGGCTGCAGAAAAGGACAGctccggggccagccccgccaagGCCAGCCTCCCTGAGGAGCTGGCCTGCAGGAACCCGCCGGCCGGCTCCTACCAGCAGATCAGCTGCTTGGACGGTGTCATGAG GTACCTGGAGAGCTGCAGCGAGGCCTCCACCCTGAAGAGGAAGTGCGAGTTCCCCGCCAACGTCCTCACACAGAAGGCCAGCGATAAGCGGAAGGCCACCGTCGGCCCCGGGCTGCGTTGCACAG AGACGGCATCGCACCCCAAGGTCAACAGCCACGCGGACGTCAGCGCACACTTGACCTCGCTGACGCTGCCCGGCAAGGCGGAGAGCGTGGTGTCCCTCACCAGCCAGTGCAGCTACAGCAGCACCATTGTCCACGTGGGCGACAAGAAACCACAGCCTGAGCTGG AGACCGTGGAAGACCCTGCAAGTGGGCCCGAGTCTGTGGACTGCCCGGTCGGCCCCGCCCTGCCCTGCAGCCTTGGCCAGGAGAAGGAGCCCTTCCGGAAGCTGGGCCTCACCAAGGAAGTGCTGGCCGCCCACACCCAGAAGGAGGAGCAGAGCTTCCTGCTGAAGTtcaaagaaatccagaaactcgACCTTTTCCAGTCTCGCTGCCATTATTACTTAGAAGAAAGATCCAAGGGGCAGTCGAATGAAAGAA tcGCTCCTGGACTAAGAAATACCTCTGGAATCGATTCATCGTGGAAAAAAACTGGGAAGAGCAGAAAATTGAAGTCCAAACGGGTCAAGCCTCGAGATTCCTCCGAGAGCACTGGGTCTGGGGGGCCTGTGCCCCACCGGGCCCCACTGGGGGGCCTGAACGCCACGGCCTGGTCGCCGTCAGATGCATCCCAGTCCAGCTGCCCCGCCATGCCCTTCCCCGCCCCTGTGCCGGCTTACTCCCTGCCCGTGTTTCCAACCCCAGGAATCGTGCCTGCACCAGGGAGCATGGCAGCAGCGCCCCTGGCTCCCCACACCAGCTTCGCGGTGCCCACGGTGCCCATGGACACCCAGCACGAGTTTGCCGTCCAGCCCCCGCCATTCGCCACCCCCTTGGGCCCGGTCATGGCGCTGGTGGTGCCCAGCTATCCTTTCTCCCCGGTGACCTCGAACCTGCCCCAGGCCTTCTTCACCAGCCAGCCCAACTTCCCATCCGAGGTGCTCCCTGCCTCGCAGCCCGAGTTCCCTGGTCGGACCTCATCCCCCAGACAGCCGTGCGCCTGTCCTCGGGCAGAACAAGGGCCACTGGCTTCGAGAGCCACCACTCCGGCCACCCCACCGTCGGTCGCCGCGCCCACAGGCAGGGCCTCCCCACCACTCTTCCAGTCCCGTGGCAGCTCACCCCTGCAGCTCAACCTGCTGCAGCTGGAGGAGACGCCCGAGGGCAGCACCGCCGCCACAGCAACCGCGGGGACCACGGTGACTGCGGGGACCACAGGGGCGGGGCCGGACTGCAAACCTGGTGCGTCCTGCAACCAGCAGCCAAAGGCCCTCTCAACC CGCCACGAGCCCGCAGACCCCCAGAGCAGCGACGCCCTCTCCACGTCCAGCGACCTGCTCGACCTGTTACTGCACGAGGACCTCTGCTCGGCCACAGGCTCGGCCCTGTCGGGAAGCGGGGCCTCTGCCACCTCTGATTCCCTGGGTTCCGGCTTGCTGGCCTGTGAAGCGTCCAGAAGCGGGACAG GCAGTAGTGACACGAGTCACACCAGCAAATATTTCGGAAGCATCGACTCTTCGGAGAACAATCACAAAGCGAAAGCGAAGGTGGACGTGGACGGAAGTGAGCACTTCATCAAATACGTCCTGCAGGACCCTGTCTGGCTGCTGATGGCCGACACGGACGACAGTGTCATGATGACGTACCAGATGCCTTCCCG AAATCTGGAAACGGTTTTGAAGGAGGACCGAGAGAAGCTGAAAGTGATGCAGAGATTCCAGCCCAGGTTCACGGAGGGCCAGAAGCAGGAACTGCGGGCAGTCCACCCGTGGGTCCAGGCGGGCGGCCTGCCTGCGGCCGTCGACATAGCA GGATGTGTTTACTGTGAAAACAAGGGAAAAGGCAACATTTTTGTACCGTATGAGGAAGATATCCCTCCTCTGCAACTCAGCGAAGCAACAGACaccaaagaagaggaaaatggagcCCCCCTCAGTCACAGAAGCAAGGAGCAGTCGTaa